Proteins from a genomic interval of Desulfofustis limnaeus:
- the lpdA gene encoding dihydrolipoyl dehydrogenase — protein sequence MTETISVDLAVLGGGPGGYTAAFRAADLGLTVCLVDREERLGGVCLNVGCIPSKTLLHAAAVIEEAQEIKDFGVSFGAPQIDLAALRDKKERVITQLTGGLDGLCKTRKITRLQGTGRFSEGGTLLVEQQGKTTTVRFAHAVIATGSHPFHLPFAPDDPRIWDSTAALALELVPERLLIIGGGIIGLEMAQVYHALGAEITIVEMLDQLIPPADKDLVQPLFLKLKKRYRIFTETTVTGMEAADEGIRVSYTTGDGTNQQELFAAVLVAVGRRPNSRDLGLEKIGVDIDKKGFITVNQRQQTSVATIYAIGDVVGEPMLAHKATHQAKVAAEAISGRPAAFTPLTIPSVAYTNPEIAWMGCTEKQAKEQGIDYEKGKFSWGASGRALSAGAAIGASKALFDRTSGRIIGAGICGANAGELIHEAVLALEMGADAEDISKTVHAHPTLAETFAFAAEMVDGSITDAMPPKKKR from the coding sequence ATGACCGAAACCATCTCAGTTGATCTGGCCGTACTCGGCGGCGGGCCGGGCGGCTACACTGCCGCCTTCCGCGCTGCCGACCTGGGGCTGACGGTCTGCCTCGTCGATCGGGAGGAACGGCTCGGCGGCGTCTGCCTCAACGTCGGCTGTATCCCCTCCAAGACCCTGCTGCACGCCGCCGCCGTCATTGAGGAGGCGCAGGAAATCAAAGACTTCGGGGTCTCTTTCGGGGCACCGCAGATCGATCTGGCGGCGCTGCGGGACAAGAAGGAAAGGGTCATCACCCAGCTGACCGGCGGTCTCGACGGCCTGTGCAAGACTCGCAAGATCACGCGCCTCCAGGGAACCGGCCGCTTCTCCGAGGGCGGGACGCTGCTGGTGGAGCAGCAGGGCAAAACCACGACGGTGCGTTTCGCTCATGCCGTCATCGCCACCGGCTCGCACCCCTTTCACCTCCCCTTCGCCCCCGACGACCCGCGCATCTGGGACTCCACCGCCGCCCTGGCTCTGGAACTGGTGCCCGAACGGTTATTGATCATCGGCGGCGGCATCATCGGTCTGGAAATGGCCCAGGTCTATCACGCCCTCGGCGCCGAGATCACCATCGTCGAGATGCTCGATCAGTTGATCCCCCCGGCCGACAAGGACCTGGTTCAGCCCCTGTTCCTGAAACTGAAAAAGCGCTACCGGATCTTCACCGAGACCACGGTGACCGGGATGGAAGCCGCAGATGAAGGCATCCGGGTCAGCTATACCACCGGCGACGGCACGAACCAGCAGGAACTCTTCGCCGCCGTCCTGGTGGCCGTCGGCCGACGGCCCAACAGTCGGGACCTGGGCCTGGAAAAGATCGGGGTCGATATCGACAAAAAGGGCTTCATCACGGTCAATCAACGACAGCAGACCAGCGTCGCCACCATCTATGCCATCGGCGACGTGGTGGGAGAACCGATGCTCGCCCACAAGGCGACCCATCAGGCCAAAGTGGCCGCCGAGGCGATCAGCGGCCGGCCGGCCGCGTTCACCCCGCTGACCATCCCATCGGTGGCCTATACCAACCCGGAGATCGCCTGGATGGGCTGCACCGAAAAGCAGGCCAAAGAGCAGGGGATCGATTACGAGAAAGGCAAATTCTCCTGGGGTGCCAGCGGCCGGGCCCTGAGTGCCGGCGCCGCGATCGGGGCGAGCAAGGCCTTGTTCGACCGGACCAGCGGCCGGATCATCGGCGCCGGGATCTGTGGCGCCAATGCCGGGGAATTGATCCACGAAGCGGTACTGGCCTTGGAGATGGGTGCGGATGCGGAGGACATCAGCAAGACCGTACACGCCCACCCGACCCTGGCAGAGACCTTCGCCTTCGCCGCGGAGATGGTCGACGGCTCCATCACCGATGCCATGCCGCCCAAGAAGAAACGTTGA
- a CDS encoding multiheme c-type cytochrome: MNRLVSCGFLFFGLILCCHSAAAEEADCLSCHQQENSGLYQQWLNSAHGQNDVGCIDCHGASPDDPDGFEHHGSLVATLVTPQDCGVCHEKEAQETMDSYHAHAGEILESGDAYLAHAVAGHPVVIVGCEACHGARVKIDPQAPNKLSSQTWPNSGIGRINPDGSKGSCNACHSRHSFSTYQARQPENCGKCHLGPDHPQKEIYEASKHGIGYRGFRETLNMERDSWVVGVDYYNAPTCATCHLSATPDLAITHDVGDRISWTLRPPLAKAKNDAQKKRTAMQQVCLACHQQPFVSGHYYQYDAVVRLYNEKFAQPATDIMVIIKNNGLLEQEASFANDIEWTYYELWHHQGRRARMGAAMMAPDYAWWHGMYEVAHTFYFEFLPQARSYDDPEVNNYIEALLADDPMHAWLSSNTEEIKSGIRSGKLQQIYRRFFETVQN, from the coding sequence ATGAACAGACTCGTGAGCTGTGGCTTCTTGTTTTTCGGTCTGATCCTTTGCTGCCACTCGGCAGCAGCCGAAGAAGCGGACTGTCTGTCCTGTCATCAACAGGAGAACAGCGGCCTCTACCAACAGTGGTTGAATTCGGCACACGGACAAAACGACGTCGGCTGTATCGACTGCCACGGGGCCTCGCCGGACGACCCGGATGGTTTCGAGCACCACGGCTCTTTGGTCGCCACGCTGGTAACTCCACAAGATTGCGGGGTCTGTCACGAGAAGGAAGCCCAGGAGACCATGGACTCCTATCACGCCCACGCCGGAGAGATTCTCGAATCTGGTGATGCCTACCTGGCCCACGCCGTGGCCGGACATCCGGTGGTCATCGTCGGTTGTGAGGCCTGTCATGGTGCCCGCGTCAAGATAGACCCGCAGGCACCCAACAAATTGTCGTCACAGACCTGGCCGAACAGCGGTATCGGACGAATCAATCCGGACGGTTCCAAAGGCTCGTGCAACGCCTGTCATTCCCGCCATTCCTTCTCCACCTATCAGGCCCGTCAACCCGAGAATTGCGGCAAGTGCCATCTCGGCCCGGACCACCCCCAGAAGGAGATCTACGAGGCATCGAAACACGGCATCGGCTATCGTGGCTTTCGCGAGACCTTGAACATGGAGCGGGATAGTTGGGTGGTCGGCGTTGATTACTACAACGCTCCGACCTGTGCCACCTGCCACCTGTCGGCAACCCCCGACCTGGCCATCACCCACGATGTGGGCGACCGCATCTCCTGGACCCTGCGTCCCCCCCTGGCCAAGGCGAAAAACGATGCCCAAAAGAAACGGACGGCCATGCAGCAGGTGTGTCTCGCCTGCCATCAGCAACCGTTCGTCAGCGGCCATTATTACCAATACGATGCCGTGGTTCGGCTGTACAACGAAAAGTTCGCCCAGCCGGCCACCGATATCATGGTCATCATCAAGAACAACGGTCTGCTGGAGCAAGAGGCGTCGTTTGCCAACGACATCGAATGGACCTACTACGAGCTGTGGCACCATCAGGGACGTCGGGCCCGGATGGGGGCCGCCATGATGGCGCCCGACTATGCGTGGTGGCACGGCATGTACGAGGTCGCCCACACCTTTTATTTCGAATTTTTGCCCCAGGCCAGGAGCTACGACGATCCGGAGGTGAACAACTATATCGAGGCGCTGCTCGCCGACGATCCGATGCATGCCTGGCTCAGCTCCAATACCGAGGAAATCAAGAGCGGGATTCGCAGCGGCAAGCTGCAGCAGATCTATCGCCGGTTCTTCGAGACGGTGCAAAACTGA
- a CDS encoding 2-oxo acid dehydrogenase subunit E2 — MALEKVTVPDFGDVQEITVIEVYITAGDRIEVEAPLVALESEKAVMDIPSPVAGVVKEVAVSSGTTVASGDLIAVVETAAEDGAKQEQPPAPEAEAAAPADRPSAQPDRKETAKRETEQADRQQPEVPRHATPSVRAYAREAGVDLAAVSGSGPKGRILKEDIDSVATQAAPPSPAVAAGGPSQPVEDFSKHGPVEELPLGRIPRISGPHLQRSWQTIPHVTHFDEADITDLEQFRKQLNQDAEPGAKLSPLVFVIKAVVATLRSYPRFNASLGADGSTIIVKQYYHLGIAVDTPDGLVVPVVKNADRLGIRDIATELARLSGAARSGKLAIPDIQGASFTISSLGGIGGTGFTPIVNAPQVAILGLSRSYHKPVWDGQTFVPRLTLPFSLSYDHRVIDGAEAARFCRSLATTMEDLRRALL, encoded by the coding sequence ATGGCGCTTGAAAAAGTCACCGTGCCGGATTTCGGCGACGTCCAGGAAATCACCGTGATTGAAGTCTACATTACCGCCGGCGACCGGATCGAGGTGGAGGCGCCGCTGGTGGCGCTGGAGAGCGAGAAAGCGGTGATGGACATCCCCAGTCCGGTGGCCGGGGTGGTCAAAGAGGTTGCGGTAAGTTCCGGCACGACCGTGGCCAGCGGCGATCTGATCGCCGTCGTGGAAACCGCCGCCGAGGACGGGGCGAAACAGGAGCAGCCACCGGCACCGGAGGCCGAGGCCGCTGCCCCGGCCGACCGACCGTCGGCCCAACCGGACCGAAAAGAAACGGCCAAGCGCGAGACGGAACAGGCCGACCGCCAACAACCGGAGGTACCGCGCCATGCCACCCCATCGGTCCGCGCCTACGCCCGGGAAGCCGGGGTCGATCTCGCCGCGGTAAGCGGCAGCGGGCCCAAAGGGCGGATCCTCAAGGAGGATATCGACTCGGTTGCCACCCAGGCAGCGCCGCCTTCCCCGGCCGTTGCCGCCGGCGGGCCAAGCCAGCCGGTCGAGGATTTCAGCAAGCACGGCCCGGTCGAGGAGCTGCCCCTCGGCCGTATCCCCCGAATTTCCGGGCCGCACCTGCAGCGCAGTTGGCAGACCATCCCGCACGTCACGCACTTCGACGAGGCCGACATCACCGATCTGGAACAATTCAGAAAACAGCTCAACCAGGACGCCGAACCGGGAGCGAAGCTCAGCCCGCTGGTCTTCGTCATCAAGGCGGTGGTGGCCACGCTGCGCAGCTACCCGCGCTTCAACGCCTCGCTGGGGGCTGATGGGAGCACGATCATCGTTAAACAGTATTACCACCTGGGCATCGCCGTCGATACCCCGGACGGTCTGGTGGTGCCGGTGGTCAAGAACGCCGACCGGCTCGGCATTCGCGACATCGCCACCGAACTGGCACGTCTGAGCGGAGCCGCCCGCAGCGGCAAACTGGCCATACCCGACATCCAGGGGGCTTCGTTTACCATCTCCAGCCTCGGCGGCATCGGCGGCACCGGTTTCACGCCGATCGTCAACGCCCCCCAGGTGGCCATTCTCGGCCTGTCGCGCAGCTACCACAAACCTGTCTGGGACGGTCAGACCTTCGTGCCGCGGTTGACGCTGCCCTTTTCCCTGTCCTACGACCACCGCGTCATCGACGGAGCGGAAGCGGCCCGGTTCTGCCGCTCCCTGGCCACCACCATGGAAGATCTACGCCGGGCACTGCTCTAA
- the lysA gene encoding diaminopimelate decarboxylase — protein MPMTESYRKRLLPILPAIAEHFGTPFHIYDEAGITDTCRQLIEAFSGVERFREYYAVKALPNPTILEITARSGCGFDCSSIPELLLARQVGGRGDDLMFTSNNTSREEFAVAAADGGSILNLDDISLLAKVPEMPETVCFRYNPGAERDGNEIIGTPTEAKYGVSRDQIVAAYRQARERGARRFGLHTMLASNELDYRYMVTTAEMLLHVAESIQQQVGISFDFINIGGGLGIPYRPEQTPLDLAAMGREITTRVRAFGDRVGTMPALYMESGRFVTGPHGVLVTRAINRKDIYRTYIGVDACMSALMRPGMYGAYHHIEVLGKGEGDTREIVDVVGSLCENNDKFAIQRDLPAIVDGDLLVIHDTGAHGHAMGFNYNGKLRPQELLLASDGTVRLIRRAETIDDYFATLQFAPNAFRP, from the coding sequence ATGCCCATGACCGAAAGCTACCGGAAACGACTGTTGCCGATCCTGCCGGCGATCGCCGAACACTTCGGGACACCGTTCCACATTTATGACGAGGCCGGTATCACCGACACCTGCCGGCAACTGATCGAGGCCTTCAGCGGGGTCGAACGTTTTCGCGAATATTATGCCGTCAAGGCTCTGCCCAACCCGACCATCCTGGAGATCACCGCCCGCTCGGGCTGCGGGTTCGACTGCAGCTCCATCCCGGAACTGCTGCTCGCCCGCCAAGTAGGCGGGCGCGGCGACGATCTGATGTTCACCTCCAACAACACCAGCCGTGAGGAGTTCGCGGTTGCCGCCGCCGACGGCGGCTCTATCCTCAATCTCGACGATATCAGTCTGCTGGCCAAGGTCCCGGAAATGCCGGAGACGGTCTGCTTTCGTTACAATCCGGGCGCGGAGCGGGACGGTAACGAGATCATCGGCACTCCCACCGAGGCAAAATACGGAGTCAGCCGCGACCAGATCGTCGCGGCCTACCGGCAGGCCCGGGAACGAGGGGCCCGGCGCTTTGGCCTGCACACCATGCTGGCCTCCAACGAACTGGACTACCGCTACATGGTGACCACCGCCGAGATGCTGCTGCACGTGGCCGAATCGATCCAGCAGCAAGTGGGGATCAGCTTCGATTTCATCAACATCGGCGGCGGCCTCGGCATCCCCTATCGCCCCGAGCAGACACCGCTGGACCTGGCCGCCATGGGCCGGGAAATCACCACCCGGGTGCGCGCTTTCGGCGACCGAGTCGGGACCATGCCGGCCTTGTACATGGAAAGCGGCCGCTTCGTCACCGGCCCGCACGGCGTGCTGGTGACCCGGGCCATCAACCGCAAGGATATCTATCGCACCTACATCGGCGTCGACGCCTGCATGTCGGCATTGATGCGGCCGGGCATGTACGGGGCCTACCACCATATCGAGGTGCTGGGCAAAGGGGAGGGAGATACGCGAGAGATCGTGGACGTGGTCGGGTCACTGTGCGAAAATAACGACAAGTTCGCCATCCAGCGCGACCTGCCGGCGATTGTCGACGGCGACCTGCTGGTCATCCACGATACCGGCGCCCACGGCCATGCCATGGGCTTCAATTACAACGGCAAGCTGCGGCCGCAGGAGTTGTTGCTGGCAAGCGACGGTACGGTGCGCTTGATCCGACGGGCCGAAACTATTGACGACTATTTCGCCACCTTGCAGTTCGCCCCCAACGCGTTCCGCCCGTAA
- a CDS encoding PQQ-dependent sugar dehydrogenase encodes MYRTILTMAMVLLAAANAAAEEPYRLPDGRELRLEGVASGLGVVWGMTFIDEHRLVITERQGRIGIVDVRDGSYRDVAGIPQVLASGQGGLLDVAAEPGYAPGGYLYFTYVKDVGDGRGATTLARGRLIENRLTDWQDLLVTRSATGTTRHFGSRIAFDGAGHVFFSIGDRGQRELAQDLTSHAGTVLRLQLDGSLPPDNPLVGIQGALPEIWSWGHRNIQGLAYDAATDRLWAIEHGPRGGDELNLVRPGRNYGWPEVSHGMEYWGPIPVGEARERQGMESPVKVYIPSIAPSSLLVYDGEALPAWRGSLLAGALVLRHLNRITVDGEGRAVAEERLLEDRGERIRSLAVDHQGVLYLGTDSGLILRLAPAG; translated from the coding sequence ATGTACCGCACGATCTTGACTATGGCAATGGTGTTGCTTGCAGCAGCAAACGCAGCCGCGGAAGAACCGTATCGTCTACCGGACGGCCGGGAATTGCGTCTGGAGGGGGTGGCTTCGGGGCTTGGGGTGGTTTGGGGGATGACTTTTATCGACGAACATCGGCTGGTGATAACCGAACGGCAGGGACGCATCGGCATCGTCGATGTGCGCGACGGTTCCTACCGCGATGTTGCCGGCATTCCCCAGGTCCTGGCGTCGGGACAGGGCGGGTTGCTCGATGTGGCTGCCGAGCCCGGTTACGCGCCGGGGGGCTATCTCTACTTCACCTATGTCAAGGATGTCGGCGATGGGCGCGGGGCCACGACGCTGGCCCGTGGCCGTCTGATCGAGAACCGCCTCACGGATTGGCAGGATCTGCTGGTAACCCGGTCCGCCACCGGCACCACGCGTCATTTCGGCAGCCGGATCGCCTTTGACGGTGCGGGGCATGTCTTTTTTTCCATCGGCGATCGCGGCCAGCGTGAACTGGCTCAAGATCTTACCTCCCACGCCGGCACCGTGCTACGTCTGCAACTCGACGGCAGCCTGCCGCCCGACAATCCGCTGGTCGGCATCCAAGGAGCGTTGCCGGAGATCTGGAGTTGGGGGCACCGCAACATTCAGGGACTCGCCTACGATGCCGCAACCGATCGGTTGTGGGCCATCGAGCACGGGCCGCGGGGCGGCGACGAGTTGAACCTGGTTCGACCCGGCCGCAATTACGGCTGGCCGGAAGTTTCGCACGGCATGGAGTACTGGGGACCGATCCCGGTGGGTGAGGCCCGGGAGCGGCAGGGTATGGAATCGCCGGTCAAGGTCTACATCCCGTCCATCGCCCCGTCCAGCCTGCTTGTCTACGACGGTGAGGCGCTGCCCGCCTGGCGCGGTTCTCTGTTGGCCGGTGCCCTGGTGCTGCGTCATCTGAACCGGATTACGGTGGACGGCGAGGGCCGGGCGGTCGCTGAAGAGCGGTTGCTGGAAGATCGTGGCGAACGGATCCGTTCATTGGCCGTTGACCATCAGGGCGTGCTCTATCTGGGTACCGACTCCGGTCTCATCCTCAGGCTGGCTCCGGCCGGCTAA
- a CDS encoding Lrp/AsnC family transcriptional regulator produces the protein MAQPLDQTNIEILTILQEKARIPNIEVSRLINLAPSAVLERIRKMESQGIIDGYEVRLNPEQFNCRTIAFVLVSLDGSADLPTVESRLSSNELIQEVHRIAGADGYLIKVRTADLPALDQVLRHDIMTIPGVRSTRTLPVLSTPKETARIPITFSERPAPCP, from the coding sequence ATGGCGCAACCACTGGACCAGACCAATATCGAAATCCTCACGATCCTCCAGGAAAAGGCGAGAATCCCGAACATCGAGGTCTCTCGTCTGATCAACCTTGCACCGTCGGCGGTTCTCGAGCGCATTCGCAAAATGGAGAGCCAGGGGATTATCGACGGTTATGAGGTGCGGCTCAACCCGGAACAATTCAATTGCCGGACCATCGCCTTTGTCCTGGTGTCCCTGGATGGCTCCGCCGATCTGCCCACGGTGGAATCGAGGCTGAGCAGCAACGAGTTGATCCAGGAAGTGCATCGAATTGCCGGCGCGGACGGCTACCTGATAAAAGTGCGGACAGCCGATCTACCGGCTCTGGATCAGGTGCTGCGCCACGATATAATGACCATCCCCGGAGTACGTTCGACCCGGACCCTACCGGTACTGTCCACCCCCAAGGAGACGGCCCGGATACCCATCACTTTTTCTGAGAGACCAGCACCATGCCCATGA
- the aceE gene encoding pyruvate dehydrogenase (acetyl-transferring), homodimeric type — MSSYYKDPDPQETNDWLASLDGVIKFEGKEKADYLLRALTEHARRRGVATSPGIVTPYGNTIPPEAEEPLPGDSLVARNVAAYVRWNAMAMVARANKGGKSLGGHIATYSSVSAIYEVGFNWFFRGPQAPDGADLVYFQGHSSPGVYARAFVEGRLSEEQLDHFRREVDGRGISSYPHPWLMPDFWEYPTVSMGLGPMLAIYQARFMRYLDRRGLRPAGDRKVWFFMGDGESDEPEALGALPVAVREGLDNLIFVVNCNLQRLDGPVRGNGKIIQELEARFRGAGWNVIKVIWGSEWDKILMRDREGRLLARFGEMVDGDFQTIRARGPEYLREKLFSDDPYLRSLVEDISDQELWQMTRGGHDPRKIYNAFKAATSHRGQPTVLLVKTIKGFGMGQAGESVMVAHNVKKMDRTSLQIFRDRFHVPLEDDQLAELPFIRPPEDSPEAAFIKERRQALGGPVPFRATDHETLNTPELSAFQSLLESSQQREISTTMAFVRLLGILVKDKEIGQRIVPIIPDEARTFGMEGLFRQLGIYAPSGQLYEPQDSETIAWYREDPAGQILEEGITEAGAISSWTAAGTAHVHHGVAMIPFYIFYSIFGFQRIGDQLWAAGDARTRGFLLGATSGRTTLNGEGLQHQDGHALLFASAYPSCRAYDPSFAYEVAVLVQRGMQRMYRDGEDIFYYLTLLNENYHQPAMPDGAEEGIERGMYLYRPAASGQPTLQLMGSGAIMREVIAAADLLRDDFGLDSNVWSVLGINQLHRDGLLAEDWNRTHPSEPRRQSYVAQLLAGQPGPVVIATDYVVAYVEQIRRLLPAPVAILGTDGYGRSDTRERLRSFFKVDRHHIVVAALAELARHGDLDQAMVEKAISTYGIDPDAAHPLTR; from the coding sequence ATGAGTTCCTATTACAAAGACCCGGACCCCCAGGAAACAAACGACTGGCTCGCATCTCTCGACGGTGTCATCAAGTTTGAAGGCAAGGAAAAAGCCGACTACCTGCTGCGTGCCCTGACCGAGCACGCCCGGCGCCGCGGCGTCGCAACCTCGCCGGGGATCGTTACGCCGTACGGCAATACCATCCCCCCGGAAGCGGAAGAGCCGTTGCCCGGCGATTCGCTGGTGGCGCGCAACGTTGCCGCCTACGTGCGCTGGAACGCCATGGCCATGGTGGCTCGGGCCAACAAGGGCGGCAAGAGCCTGGGCGGCCATATCGCCACCTACTCGTCCGTATCGGCCATCTACGAAGTGGGTTTCAACTGGTTTTTCCGCGGGCCGCAGGCCCCGGATGGCGCCGACCTCGTCTATTTTCAGGGCCACAGCTCCCCCGGCGTCTACGCCCGGGCCTTCGTCGAGGGGCGGCTCAGCGAGGAGCAGCTTGACCACTTCCGCCGGGAAGTGGACGGCCGCGGCATCTCCTCCTACCCCCACCCCTGGCTGATGCCCGATTTCTGGGAATACCCCACGGTATCGATGGGCCTCGGCCCGATGCTGGCCATCTATCAGGCCCGCTTCATGCGCTATCTGGACCGGCGCGGCCTGAGACCGGCAGGCGACCGGAAAGTCTGGTTCTTCATGGGTGACGGCGAATCGGACGAGCCGGAGGCCCTCGGCGCCCTGCCGGTGGCGGTGCGGGAGGGACTGGACAACCTGATTTTCGTGGTCAACTGCAACCTGCAACGGTTGGATGGCCCGGTTCGCGGCAACGGCAAGATCATCCAGGAACTGGAAGCCCGCTTCCGAGGCGCCGGCTGGAACGTGATCAAGGTCATCTGGGGCAGCGAATGGGACAAGATCCTGATGCGCGACCGGGAGGGTCGTCTGCTGGCCCGCTTCGGTGAGATGGTCGATGGCGATTTCCAGACCATCCGGGCCCGGGGACCCGAATACCTGCGCGAAAAGCTGTTCAGTGACGATCCCTACCTGCGCAGCCTGGTGGAGGACATCAGCGACCAGGAACTGTGGCAGATGACCCGGGGCGGCCACGACCCGCGCAAGATCTACAACGCCTTCAAAGCCGCCACCAGCCACCGCGGCCAACCGACGGTCCTGCTGGTCAAGACCATCAAGGGTTTCGGCATGGGGCAGGCGGGCGAATCGGTGATGGTGGCGCACAACGTCAAGAAGATGGACCGGACCTCGCTGCAGATCTTCCGCGACCGCTTTCACGTGCCGCTGGAGGACGATCAGCTGGCCGAGCTGCCGTTCATTCGCCCCCCCGAGGACAGCCCGGAGGCGGCCTTCATCAAAGAGCGGCGGCAGGCCCTGGGCGGCCCGGTGCCGTTTCGGGCCACCGACCACGAGACGCTGAACACCCCGGAACTGAGCGCCTTTCAGAGTCTGCTCGAATCCTCGCAACAGCGGGAAATTTCCACCACCATGGCCTTTGTGCGGCTGCTCGGCATCCTGGTCAAGGACAAGGAGATCGGTCAACGGATCGTACCGATCATCCCCGACGAGGCGCGGACCTTCGGCATGGAGGGCTTGTTCCGCCAGCTCGGCATCTACGCACCCAGCGGCCAGCTCTACGAACCCCAGGACTCGGAGACCATCGCCTGGTACCGGGAGGACCCCGCCGGGCAGATCCTCGAGGAAGGGATCACCGAGGCGGGCGCCATCTCCTCCTGGACCGCCGCCGGCACCGCCCATGTACACCACGGCGTGGCCATGATCCCCTTCTATATCTTCTATTCCATCTTCGGTTTCCAGCGCATCGGCGATCAGCTCTGGGCAGCGGGCGATGCCCGAACGCGCGGATTCCTGCTGGGAGCCACCTCGGGCCGAACCACCCTCAACGGTGAAGGACTGCAACACCAGGACGGCCATGCCCTGCTCTTCGCCTCCGCCTACCCGTCCTGCCGCGCCTACGACCCGAGCTTTGCCTACGAAGTTGCGGTACTCGTCCAGCGCGGCATGCAGCGCATGTATCGGGATGGGGAAGATATCTTCTACTACCTCACCCTGCTCAACGAAAACTATCATCAACCGGCGATGCCGGACGGCGCCGAAGAAGGCATCGAGCGGGGCATGTACCTCTATCGGCCCGCCGCCTCGGGCCAACCGACCCTGCAGCTGATGGGCAGCGGCGCCATCATGCGGGAAGTGATCGCGGCCGCCGACCTGCTGCGCGACGATTTCGGCCTGGACAGCAACGTGTGGAGCGTGCTGGGTATCAACCAGCTGCATCGCGACGGCCTGCTGGCCGAGGACTGGAATCGCACCCACCCGAGCGAGCCGCGCCGACAGAGCTACGTGGCACAACTGCTGGCCGGCCAGCCGGGCCCGGTAGTCATCGCCACCGATTACGTGGTCGCCTATGTGGAACAGATCCGGAGACTGCTGCCGGCCCCGGTGGCCATCCTCGGCACCGACGGCTACGGCCGCAGCGACACCCGGGAGCGGTTGCGCAGCTTCTTCAAGGTGGACCGCCATCATATCGTCGTTGCGGCACTAGCCGAACTGGCCCGCCACGGCGATCTGGACCAGGCAATGGTCGAGAAGGCCATCTCCACGTACGGTATCGACCCGGATGCCGCTCACCCACTCACCCGCTAG